In Levilactobacillus brevis, a single genomic region encodes these proteins:
- a CDS encoding DivIVA domain-containing protein, whose product MVLSPLDIHNKEFGTKMRGYNVDEVNDFLDQVIKDYQITLNHNKELEEQLDAANGKLKYFNDLKDSLNQSILVAQEAADKVKANSQKESEIIIREAQKQSSDIVSEATNKGNQIMDEASKRAKKLAVETDDLKKSTRVFRQRLQVMLESQLEVVKSNDWDSLLKEGSMSSYEEIKKVVGDRLDNDQSQGVNSDASQPESAATATETPVVDAPVADAASNEDNGETVVIFPDNDQPHFDQDK is encoded by the coding sequence ATGGTACTAAGTCCATTAGACATTCATAATAAAGAGTTTGGCACGAAGATGCGTGGCTACAACGTCGATGAGGTCAATGACTTCTTGGATCAAGTGATCAAGGATTACCAAATTACGTTGAACCATAACAAAGAATTGGAAGAACAATTGGATGCAGCCAACGGGAAGCTCAAGTATTTTAATGACTTGAAGGACTCCTTGAACCAGTCTATTTTGGTGGCACAAGAGGCTGCGGACAAGGTTAAGGCCAATTCTCAAAAGGAATCCGAAATCATCATCAGAGAGGCGCAAAAGCAAAGCTCCGATATCGTTTCTGAAGCCACGAACAAGGGCAATCAGATCATGGATGAAGCCTCGAAGCGCGCTAAGAAACTGGCCGTCGAGACGGATGACTTGAAGAAGAGTACCCGGGTCTTCCGGCAACGGCTCCAAGTTATGCTGGAAAGCCAGCTTGAGGTGGTCAAGTCCAATGATTGGGACAGCCTGCTGAAGGAAGGGTCCATGTCGAGCTACGAGGAAATCAAGAAGGTCGTGGGTGACCGGCTTGACAACGACCAGTCTCAAGGCGTAAACTCAGATGCATCGCAACCGGAAAGTGCGGCAACCGCGACGGAAACGCCGGTCGTTGACGCCCCAGTTGCGGATGCAGCTTCGAATGAAGATAATGGCGAGACCGTTGTGATTTTCCCAGATAACGATCAACCGCATTTTGACCAGGATAAATAA
- a CDS encoding RNA-binding protein, protein MDENVMQHFRPDEASFIDAVGGWLQQVADEYRPVLTHFLNPRQVYIATTLAHRADVKVQFSGGHHLAEMQRALFFPDYYEPEAKDFELTLLRVDYPVKFATLHHSQILGTLLGSGIEREILGDILTDGEVWQVITETSMADYLTGQVDHIGRVKARLVVSDFDALIQPIDEWEAESATLSSLRLDNIVGTGFHLSRHRAKELIEGNHVRVNWTETLKPDYELDVADIVSVRGFGRVRLDEVAGRTKKEKIRVTLAVLKK, encoded by the coding sequence GTGGATGAGAACGTCATGCAACATTTCCGGCCCGATGAGGCATCCTTCATAGATGCCGTTGGCGGCTGGCTACAACAGGTGGCCGACGAATACCGGCCCGTCCTCACGCATTTCTTGAACCCACGGCAAGTGTACATTGCCACCACGTTGGCGCATCGGGCCGACGTGAAAGTTCAATTCAGCGGGGGTCACCATTTGGCTGAGATGCAGCGCGCCCTGTTTTTTCCGGATTACTACGAACCCGAGGCTAAAGACTTCGAGTTGACGCTCTTGCGGGTGGACTATCCGGTAAAATTCGCGACGTTGCACCATAGCCAGATTCTCGGCACTTTACTGGGCTCGGGAATCGAAAGAGAAATCTTAGGCGACATCCTGACCGACGGGGAAGTCTGGCAGGTGATCACGGAAACATCGATGGCCGACTATTTGACGGGGCAAGTCGATCACATCGGTCGGGTCAAGGCCCGGCTAGTCGTCAGTGACTTTGACGCCTTGATTCAGCCGATCGATGAGTGGGAAGCGGAGTCCGCGACCCTCTCGTCTCTGCGGTTAGATAACATCGTGGGAACTGGCTTTCATTTGTCCCGTCACCGGGCGAAGGAACTCATCGAGGGCAATCACGTTCGGGTGAACTGGACGGAGACGCTCAAGCCGGATTACGAACTCGACGTCGCGGACATTGTGTCCGTCCGCGGGTTCGGTCGGGTTCGGCTGGACGAAGTGGCCGGTCGAACGAAAAAGGAAAAAATTCGGGTCACCCTAGCGGTGTTGAAGAAATAG
- a CDS encoding YggT family protein, with protein MLTIVNLIFQVLSWAVSAYILLIVVYALMSWLPGAYQSKLGQFIGRLVEPFLSYFNFISVGPLGFGPVVAIIVLSLVQYGLQYLQYIVMSLLY; from the coding sequence TTGTTAACAATAGTGAATTTAATTTTTCAAGTCCTCAGCTGGGCCGTTAGCGCATATATCCTGTTGATTGTGGTCTACGCGTTAATGAGCTGGTTGCCGGGCGCATACCAGTCGAAATTGGGTCAATTCATTGGCCGACTGGTTGAACCATTTCTAAGTTACTTTAATTTCATTTCGGTGGGACCCTTAGGCTTCGGCCCAGTCGTGGCCATCATCGTCCTATCGTTAGTTCAATATGGTTTACAATACTTGCAGTACATTGTCATGAGCTTGCTGTACTGA
- the sepF gene encoding cell division protein SepF, whose product MAEKFSLSKFFGVNDDYDEDYQEPESTPVAKSTPATPNRPVDSRKVVAMRNAKPNASHIAICEPRIYSDAKSIAKQLTGGDAVIVNFARVDESQAQRIVDFLNGTAFAVGGEIKRIGEQIFLCTPHNFEVSGDVAANLGTQFTK is encoded by the coding sequence ATGGCGGAGAAGTTTAGTCTTAGCAAATTTTTCGGTGTGAACGATGATTATGACGAAGACTATCAGGAACCTGAGTCAACTCCGGTAGCGAAATCAACGCCAGCTACCCCTAATCGGCCGGTTGATAGTCGAAAGGTGGTTGCCATGCGCAATGCAAAGCCCAATGCCAGTCATATCGCAATTTGCGAACCGCGAATTTATTCCGATGCCAAGTCAATTGCCAAGCAACTCACGGGCGGCGATGCCGTGATCGTGAATTTTGCCCGGGTCGACGAGTCTCAGGCGCAACGCATCGTGGATTTCCTAAACGGGACCGCATTTGCGGTTGGTGGCGAGATTAAGCGGATTGGTGAACAGATTTTTCTGTGTACCCCGCATAACTTTGAAGTTAGCGGAGACGTCGCAGCTAATTTAGGAACGCAGTTTACGAAGTAA
- the ftsZ gene encoding cell division protein FtsZ: MEYSLDSAQNHGATIKVIGVGGGGNNAVNRMITEDVKGVEFIVANTDVQALEASKAETKIQLGPKLTKGLGAGANPEVGAKAAEESEEQITEALDGADMVFVTAGMGGGTGNGAAPIVAKIAKDSGALTVGVVTRPFSFEGPRRARFAAEGVAAMKESVDTLIVIANNRLLEIVDKKTPMMEAFQEADNVLRQGVQGISDLITSPGYVNLDFADVKTVMKDQGAALMGIGSANGENRTEDATKKAISSPLLEVSIDGAEQVLLNITGGPDLSLFEAQAASQIVSDAATSDVNIIFGTSIDEELGDEVRVTVIATGIDKKKEEREAAQHSRVARREAGQATNTADTTNAQAPKDTNQDPFGNWDIREPAHRPEPKPSSSRDEFAGVDKPDFNIFNPSSNNDNAADDSNKGEDTPPFFKRRRK; this comes from the coding sequence ATGGAATACTCACTAGATTCAGCGCAAAACCACGGCGCGACTATCAAAGTTATCGGTGTCGGTGGCGGGGGTAACAATGCCGTTAACCGGATGATTACCGAAGACGTCAAGGGTGTCGAATTTATCGTGGCCAACACCGACGTCCAGGCCTTAGAGGCTTCAAAGGCTGAGACCAAGATTCAACTTGGGCCGAAGCTGACCAAGGGTCTCGGTGCCGGGGCCAACCCAGAAGTGGGCGCCAAGGCAGCCGAAGAAAGCGAAGAACAGATTACGGAAGCCTTAGATGGTGCCGACATGGTCTTCGTGACGGCCGGCATGGGCGGGGGTACCGGGAACGGTGCCGCACCTATCGTGGCTAAGATTGCCAAGGACAGCGGTGCCCTGACGGTTGGGGTTGTCACCCGGCCATTTAGTTTTGAAGGTCCACGACGGGCACGGTTCGCCGCTGAAGGGGTTGCCGCAATGAAGGAAAGCGTGGATACGCTGATCGTCATTGCCAACAACCGCTTGTTAGAGATTGTCGACAAGAAGACGCCAATGATGGAAGCCTTCCAAGAAGCTGACAACGTCCTCCGTCAAGGGGTTCAAGGAATCTCTGACTTGATCACGAGTCCCGGTTACGTGAACTTGGACTTTGCCGACGTGAAGACGGTGATGAAGGATCAAGGAGCCGCCCTGATGGGAATCGGGTCTGCCAACGGTGAAAACCGGACGGAAGACGCCACCAAGAAGGCCATCTCCTCACCATTACTGGAAGTTTCCATCGATGGTGCCGAACAAGTCTTGCTGAACATTACGGGTGGTCCGGACCTGTCCTTGTTTGAAGCCCAAGCTGCTTCACAAATCGTTTCCGACGCCGCTACCAGCGACGTGAACATCATCTTCGGGACGTCCATCGACGAAGAACTCGGCGATGAAGTCCGGGTAACGGTGATTGCAACCGGGATCGACAAGAAGAAGGAAGAACGCGAAGCGGCCCAACACAGTCGGGTGGCACGGCGTGAAGCTGGTCAAGCTACGAACACAGCAGATACCACAAACGCCCAAGCGCCTAAGGATACCAACCAAGATCCGTTTGGCAACTGGGACATTCGCGAACCCGCGCACCGGCCAGAACCGAAGCCAAGTTCATCCCGTGATGAATTTGCCGGGGTCGATAAGCCAGACTTCAACATCTTCAACCCAAGCTCAAACAATGATAATGCGGCAGATGACAGTAACAAGGGTGAGGATACGCCACCATTCTTCAAGCGGCGGCGTAAGTAA
- the ftsA gene encoding cell division protein FtsA: protein MDNSGMYVGLDIGTTSIKVIVAENVKGQMNVIGVGNERSNGVSRGVIVDIDKAAEAIQRAVRQAEEKASIEIHDVIVGIPANMLKIEPCSGMIAIDDQSREITGRDVQTVANAALIQSLPPEREVVDILADEFVVDGFDGIKDPRGMVGVRLEIHGTLFTGPKTIMHNTRKAVEQAGLNLRGTVINPMAQGMMVMNDGEQDFGTILVDLGGGQSTAAVIHDHQLKYIDVDQEGGQFITKDISVVLNTSLDSAEKLKRDYGYADSTQASDEDEFPVDVVGQSQPTPISEKYLAEIIEARLDQIFQRLRSNLDKVQALELPGGIVLTGGVAALPGITDLATDEFGTNVRVYVPDQMGLRHPSFTLALALVKYFGGLSEIDLLIKSALTGSTQLADETDEIRSREAAQEAANNAANQSAQAPKAKQPKQKKKRTDGFRKFFSDFFD, encoded by the coding sequence ATGGATAATTCAGGGATGTACGTTGGTCTCGATATAGGAACCACCTCAATAAAAGTCATTGTTGCTGAGAATGTTAAAGGGCAAATGAACGTTATTGGTGTGGGAAACGAACGTTCGAATGGTGTCAGCCGCGGGGTAATCGTGGATATTGACAAGGCAGCTGAAGCAATTCAGCGCGCCGTTCGACAAGCCGAAGAGAAGGCCAGCATCGAAATTCACGATGTGATTGTGGGAATTCCCGCAAATATGTTAAAAATTGAACCATGTAGCGGCATGATTGCCATTGACGATCAGTCACGCGAGATTACCGGACGAGATGTCCAGACGGTGGCAAATGCCGCCTTGATCCAGAGCCTGCCACCGGAACGCGAGGTCGTCGACATTTTAGCCGATGAGTTCGTGGTCGATGGGTTTGACGGGATTAAAGATCCACGCGGAATGGTGGGGGTTCGTCTCGAGATTCACGGGACGTTGTTTACCGGACCGAAGACGATCATGCACAATACCCGCAAAGCCGTGGAACAGGCTGGTCTTAACCTGCGGGGAACAGTTATTAACCCGATGGCTCAAGGCATGATGGTGATGAATGATGGCGAACAGGACTTTGGGACCATCTTAGTCGATCTCGGCGGTGGTCAATCCACGGCCGCTGTGATTCACGACCATCAGTTAAAATACATTGATGTCGACCAGGAGGGTGGCCAGTTCATCACCAAGGATATCTCGGTGGTCCTGAACACCTCTCTGGACAGCGCGGAGAAGTTGAAGCGTGACTACGGTTACGCCGATTCGACCCAAGCAAGCGACGAGGATGAATTTCCCGTCGACGTCGTTGGTCAAAGCCAACCGACGCCAATTTCGGAAAAATACTTAGCTGAAATCATTGAAGCGCGGCTCGACCAGATTTTCCAACGGTTACGGTCAAACTTAGACAAGGTCCAAGCCTTAGAATTACCGGGGGGTATCGTGTTGACCGGTGGCGTTGCTGCGCTACCTGGCATCACTGACTTGGCCACGGATGAGTTTGGGACGAACGTGCGGGTCTACGTGCCCGACCAGATGGGGCTTCGGCACCCATCGTTCACCCTGGCCCTAGCTTTAGTGAAATACTTTGGGGGATTGAGTGAGATTGACTTGCTCATCAAGAGTGCTTTGACGGGCTCCACCCAATTAGCCGATGAAACGGATGAGATTCGGTCCCGCGAGGCCGCCCAAGAGGCAGCGAATAACGCGGCGAACCAATCCGCTCAGGCTCCGAAGGCCAAACAACCAAAACAAAAGAAAAAGCGAACTGATGGGTTCCGGAAGTTCTTTAGCGACTTCTTCGACTAA
- a CDS encoding FtsQ-type POTRA domain-containing protein: MKFRLNRNDKKQQETLTPWENYQRKAAAQRKQAKAPKWIHQAKRIGDKLPRLKHQRNRKLVRRLTLLLTSFAVVIAAMVYLISPLSHLQSVTVRGAQALSTQRVQRAVQLQPGDSIFKLLGHTQRLERQAPQRNSRLKRVTIHFQRPNQATVRVTEYATAGYVMKQNRYYEVLENGIVSEQSVTQPKSGTPVYGNFKSSRTLHRMILQYAKLDSEIKRNISEIHDAPNKDNPNRVHLFMNDGNEVYASIPTFAQKMAYYPGIAAKMKQKGVVNLEVGAYSYPFTK, translated from the coding sequence GTGAAGTTTCGTTTGAACCGCAACGATAAGAAGCAACAAGAAACGTTGACGCCCTGGGAGAATTACCAGCGAAAAGCAGCGGCCCAGCGAAAGCAAGCCAAAGCACCGAAGTGGATTCATCAAGCCAAACGCATTGGGGATAAATTACCCCGGTTAAAGCACCAACGCAACCGCAAGTTGGTCCGCCGGTTAACGTTACTGTTGACCAGCTTTGCGGTGGTGATTGCCGCGATGGTTTACCTGATTTCGCCGCTCAGTCACCTTCAATCCGTGACCGTGCGGGGGGCACAGGCGCTGAGCACCCAACGGGTTCAGCGGGCCGTCCAACTTCAACCGGGAGATTCAATCTTCAAGCTGCTGGGGCACACGCAACGTTTGGAACGACAAGCGCCCCAACGAAATTCACGGTTAAAGCGCGTCACGATTCACTTTCAACGGCCCAACCAGGCCACGGTTCGGGTGACCGAGTACGCGACCGCGGGGTACGTGATGAAGCAAAATCGTTACTATGAAGTCTTGGAAAATGGTATTGTTAGTGAACAGTCGGTGACGCAACCTAAGAGTGGCACGCCGGTGTACGGTAACTTTAAGAGTTCACGAACACTGCACCGTATGATTCTGCAATACGCCAAGCTTGATTCGGAAATTAAACGCAATATCAGCGAAATTCATGATGCCCCGAATAAAGATAATCCCAATCGGGTGCATCTGTTCATGAATGACGGGAACGAAGTCTACGCCAGCATCCCGACTTTTGCCCAGAAAATGGCCTATTATCCGGGAATTGCGGCGAAGATGAAGCAAAAAGGTGTGGTCAATTTGGAGGTCGGGGCGTACTCGTACCCCTTTACAAAATAA
- the murG gene encoding undecaprenyldiphospho-muramoylpentapeptide beta-N-acetylglucosaminyltransferase, which yields MRLIVSGGGTGGHIYPALALIKALKKRDPHAEVLYVGSERGLESSIVPAKGIPFKSTKIQGFKRSLSLENFKTLYLFLKSVHETKKMIKTFKPDVVVGTGGYVSGAVVYAASRLHVPTMIHEQNSVVGITNRFLSRYVDRIAYVFDAALDQLPASKMVKTGNPRAQEAAEVVSDFNWQSYNLKDDVPTLLIFGGSQGALKINAATVAAIPAFNQRDYQVVFVTGQKRYDGVMEQLKGTTLGDNVVVKPYIPNMPEVLPKVAAIVGRAGATSIAEITADGIPSILIPSPYVTADHQTKNAQSLVNVGAAEIIKEADLTGDTLVAKADQLMTDDDLRQDMASASKQLGVPDAADRVLDVVLSLKRD from the coding sequence ATGCGACTAATCGTATCGGGTGGCGGTACCGGTGGGCATATTTACCCGGCGCTGGCCCTAATTAAAGCCTTAAAGAAACGAGACCCCCACGCAGAAGTTCTCTACGTGGGTTCAGAACGGGGCCTGGAGAGCAGTATTGTACCAGCCAAGGGCATTCCGTTTAAGTCCACAAAGATTCAAGGATTCAAGCGTTCCCTGTCGTTGGAGAACTTCAAGACGCTGTATCTGTTCCTCAAGAGTGTTCACGAAACGAAAAAAATGATCAAAACCTTTAAGCCTGACGTGGTCGTTGGGACCGGGGGCTATGTCTCGGGTGCCGTGGTGTATGCCGCTAGCCGGCTCCACGTCCCGACGATGATTCACGAGCAAAATAGTGTGGTAGGGATTACCAACCGATTCCTCAGTCGCTACGTGGACCGGATTGCCTACGTCTTCGATGCAGCGCTGGACCAATTGCCAGCCAGCAAGATGGTGAAGACTGGGAATCCACGGGCGCAGGAGGCTGCCGAAGTCGTCAGTGACTTCAACTGGCAGTCCTACAACTTGAAGGATGACGTCCCAACGTTGCTCATCTTCGGGGGCTCACAAGGCGCTCTCAAGATTAATGCGGCAACGGTGGCGGCCATTCCCGCCTTTAACCAGCGCGACTATCAGGTGGTCTTTGTCACCGGACAGAAGCGTTACGATGGCGTGATGGAACAGCTCAAGGGCACCACGCTTGGTGACAACGTGGTTGTGAAACCGTACATTCCGAATATGCCGGAGGTTCTGCCTAAGGTGGCGGCCATTGTGGGTCGTGCCGGGGCCACCAGCATTGCCGAGATTACGGCCGATGGGATTCCGTCCATTCTAATCCCGAGTCCTTACGTCACGGCGGACCATCAAACCAAGAACGCGCAATCGTTGGTTAATGTGGGGGCGGCGGAGATCATCAAGGAAGCCGACTTGACCGGGGACACCCTGGTGGCCAAGGCCGATCAACTGATGACCGACGATGATTTGCGGCAAGACATGGCGTCTGCGTCCAAGCAATTGGGTGTTCCAGACGCCGCGGACCGGGTCTTGGACGTGGTTCTTTCACTCAAGCGTGACTAG
- the murD gene encoding UDP-N-acetylmuramoyl-L-alanine--D-glutamate ligase has product MKQITTYAGKKVLVLGLAKSGTNAAKLLKRLGAKVTVSDVQPLEKNQDAQELQAAGFQVILGKQTPDLLDAGYDLMVKNPGIPYDVPVVKRALDLKLPIITEMELTSEVAEAEMVAVTGSNGKTTTTTMIQKMLDHDRTAGHAVYAGNIGVPASKVAQEVTADDTLVLEVSSFMLVGTTKFHPHIAVLTNIFSNHLDYHKTRANYVAAKMKITANQTADDYFVVNFDNPEWRELSQQSAAKVVPFSRLNQSQDGAYEVDGELYFRGEKIMAASEIKVPGDHNVENALAAIAVAKIKGVSTAAIVSVLKSFGGVRHRTQYVLEAEGRQYYNDSKATDMEATEMALKGFNAPVVLLAGGLDRGYTFEKLVPSLKAHVKAIVLFGQTAKLLEDAAKQAGVKTIKTVENAEAGVPVAYQLSAPGDIILLSPANASWDQYRNFEVRGDRFIKAVEKLTGKQEEK; this is encoded by the coding sequence ATGAAGCAGATCACGACATATGCAGGGAAAAAGGTTCTGGTCTTGGGATTGGCCAAGAGCGGAACCAATGCAGCCAAATTATTAAAGCGTTTGGGGGCTAAGGTGACCGTCAGTGACGTTCAACCACTGGAAAAGAATCAGGATGCCCAGGAGTTGCAGGCAGCCGGTTTTCAGGTGATTTTAGGGAAGCAAACGCCGGATCTGTTAGATGCCGGATATGACTTGATGGTGAAAAATCCGGGGATTCCCTACGATGTTCCCGTCGTGAAGCGTGCGTTGGACCTGAAGCTACCCATCATCACCGAGATGGAACTCACCAGTGAAGTGGCCGAGGCCGAGATGGTTGCCGTCACGGGGAGCAACGGCAAGACCACGACGACCACGATGATCCAGAAGATGCTGGATCACGATCGGACGGCTGGTCACGCGGTGTACGCCGGTAATATTGGGGTTCCTGCTAGTAAGGTGGCCCAAGAAGTAACGGCCGACGATACGCTGGTGCTGGAAGTTTCCAGCTTCATGCTGGTCGGAACTACCAAGTTTCACCCGCACATCGCCGTTTTAACCAACATTTTCTCGAATCACTTGGACTATCACAAGACGCGGGCCAACTATGTTGCGGCCAAGATGAAGATTACGGCCAATCAAACGGCCGACGATTACTTTGTCGTCAACTTCGATAATCCCGAATGGCGGGAATTAAGTCAGCAGTCTGCCGCCAAGGTTGTCCCGTTCTCCCGGCTGAATCAGTCGCAAGATGGAGCCTACGAGGTTGACGGGGAGTTGTACTTCCGCGGTGAAAAGATCATGGCCGCCAGCGAGATCAAGGTGCCCGGTGATCATAACGTCGAAAATGCGTTGGCCGCAATTGCGGTCGCTAAGATCAAGGGGGTCAGCACCGCCGCGATTGTCAGCGTGCTGAAGAGCTTCGGTGGTGTGCGTCACCGGACGCAATACGTGTTAGAAGCCGAGGGCCGTCAATACTACAACGACTCTAAGGCTACCGACATGGAGGCCACTGAGATGGCCTTGAAGGGGTTCAACGCACCGGTCGTGTTATTGGCTGGGGGCTTGGATCGGGGCTACACCTTTGAGAAGTTGGTGCCGTCGCTGAAGGCGCACGTCAAGGCCATTGTACTCTTCGGTCAAACGGCTAAATTACTGGAAGACGCGGCAAAACAGGCGGGCGTGAAGACCATCAAGACGGTCGAAAACGCCGAAGCCGGGGTGCCAGTCGCTTACCAACTGAGCGCTCCGGGCGATATTATTCTCTTATCGCCAGCCAATGCCAGTTGGGATCAATACCGGAACTTTGAGGTCCGCGGCGATCGCTTTATCAAAGCCGTGGAGAAGCTTACGGGTAAGCAGGAGGAAAAGTAA